In one window of Brassica rapa cultivar Chiifu-401-42 chromosome A07, CAAS_Brap_v3.01, whole genome shotgun sequence DNA:
- the LOC103831898 gene encoding probable phosphoribosylformylglycinamidine synthase, chloroplastic/mitochondrial: protein MTTSQAARATLFLNGSNRQTTLLQRSSTNQLWGSVRFQTSKPRSLNLNRTKAAGLRCSTPRASLSVVEQPSLVEKPASEVIHYYRVPLIQESANAELLKAVQTKISNQVVGLSTEQCFNIGLETELAEEKVSVLKWILQETFEPENLGTDSFLERKKREGLHATIIEVGPRLSFTTAWSTNAVSICRACGLNEVTRLERSRRYLLFSNEPLSENQTNEFAAMVHDRMTECVYLQKLTSFETNVVPEEVKYVPVMEKGREALEEINQKMGLAFDEQDLQYYTRLFRDDIKRNPTNVELFDIAQSNSEHSRHWFFAGNIVIDGKPMDRSLMQIVKSTWEANRNNSVIGFKDNSSAIRGFMVNQLRPLLPGSTCLLDLSARDLDILFTAETHNFPCAVAPYPGAETGAGGRIRDTHATGRGSFVVASTSGYCVGNLNMEGSYAPWEDSSFQYPSNLASPLQILVDASNGASDYGNKFGEPMIQGYTRTFGMRLPSGERREWLKPIMFSAGIGQIDHSHITKGEPEVGMLVVKIGGPAYRIGMGGGAASSMVSGTNDADLDFNAVQRGDAEMSQKLYRVVRACIEMGEKNPIVSIHDQGAGGNCNVVKEIIYPKGAEIDIRAVVVGDHTMSVLEIWGAEYQEQDAILVRAESREVLESICKRERLSMAVLGTINGEGRCTLIDSTAKAKCEKEGLPPPPPAVDLELEKVLGDMPKKTFEFKRVDYAREPLDIAPGITLMDSLKRVLRLPSVSSKRFLTTKVDRCVTGLVAQQQTVGPLQITLADVAVIAQTFTDLTGGACAIGEQPIKGLLDPKAMARLAVGEALTNLVWAKVTALSDVKASGNWMYAAKLEGEGSAMYDAAIALADAMIELGIAIDGGKDSLSMAAHADGEVVKAPGNLVISAYVTCPDITKTVTPDLKLDGGVLLHVDLAKGKRRLGGSALAQVFGQIGNDCPDVDDVPYLKNVFEGVQALISEDLVSAGHDISDGGLIVAALEMAFAGNKGVSLNLDSNGISLFETLFAEELGLVMEISNKNLDAVLEKLRGFNVAAEIIGKVTESPLIEVKVDGITHLSEETSFLRDMWEDTSFQLEKLQRLASCVEMEKEGLKLRHEPNWKLSFTPSWTNDSYMSKDVKPRVAVIREEGSNGDREMSAAFYAAGFEPWDVTVSDLLAGAITLDEFRGIVFVGGFSYADVLDSAKGWAASIRFNEPLLSQFQEFYKRPDTFSLGICNGCQLMALLGWVPGPQVGGSLDTAQPRFVHNESGRFECRFTSVTIKDSPSIMLKGMEGSTLGVWAAHGEGRAYFPDEGVLDRMLHSDLAPLRYCDDDGSVTEAYPFNLNGSPLGIAAICSPDGRHLAMMPHPERCFLMWQYPWYPKGWEVEKAGPSPWLKMFQNARDWCSQL from the exons ATGACTACCTCCCAGGCAGCTCGTGCGACTCTGTTTTTAAAC GGTTCCAATAGACAAACAACGCTTCTGCAGAGAAGCTCAACAAATCAATTATGGGGTTCCGTTAGATTCCAAACCTCAAAGCCGCGGTCTTTGAATTTGAACCGAACTAAAGCTGCTGGCTTGAGATGCTCTACGCCTAGAGCGTCTCTCTCCGTTGTTGAGCAACCGAGCTTGGTTGAGAAGCCTGCTTCAGAGGTTATCCATTACTACCGAGTGCCATTGATTCAAGAAAGCGCAAACGCTGAGCTTCTCAAGGCGGTTCAAACCAAAATCAGCAACCAGGTTGTCGGTTTATCAACTGAGCAGTGTTTCAACATTGGTCTTGAGACTGAATTAGCAGAAGAAAAGGTGTCTGTTCTGAAGTGGATTCTTCAAGAAACATTTGAGCCAGAGAATCTAG GAACTGATAGTTTTCTTGAGAGGAAGAAGCGGGAAGGACTTCACGCTACAATCATTGAAGTAGGTCCCAGGCTCTCTTTCACAACAGCATGGTCCACCAACGCAGTTTCGATATGCAGAGCTTGTGGTTTAAACGAAGTGACTCGCTTAGAAAGGTCTAGGAGGTACCTCCTGTTTAGCAACGAGCCACTCTCAGAGAATCAAACAAACGAGTTCGCTGCAATGGTTCACGATAGAATGACCGAGTGTGTCTACCTTCAAAAGCTGACTTCATTTGAGACTAACGTGGTTCCTGAGGAAGTGAAGTATGTGCCTGTGATGGAGAAAGGGAGAGAGGCTTTGGAAGAAATCAACCAGAAGATGGGTTTAGCATTTGATGAGCAAGATCTGCAGTATTACACAAGACTTTTCAGAGATGACATCAAGCGTAACCCCACCAATGTGGAGCTGTTTGACATCGCTCAGTCCAACAGCGAGCATAGTAGGCACTGGTTCTTCGCTGGGAACATTGTTATTGATGGGAAGCCAATGGATAGGTCTCTTATGCAGATTGTAAAGAGCACTTGGGAG GCAAATAGAAACAACTCAGTCATTGGGTTTAAGGACAACTCCAGTGCTATAAGAGGCTTCATGGTGAACCAGCTACGTCCTCTCCTTCCTGGCTCCACTTGCTTACTTGATCTCAGTGCACGTGATCTTGACATACTCTTCACTGCTGAGACACATAACTTCCCTTGCGCGGTGGCTCCTTACCCTGGCGCTGAGACAGGCGCTGGAGGAAGAATCAGAGACACGCACGCAACTGGAAGAGGCTCTTTCGTGGTTGCATCCACCTCTGGCTACTGTGTTGGGAACCTCAACATGGAAGGCTCTTACGCTCCATGGGAAGACTCTTCTTTCCAATACCCATCAAACCTTGCCTCACCGTTGCAGATACTTGTAGACGCTAGCAACGGTGCGTCTGACTATGGGAATAAATTTGGAGAGCCGATGATTCAGGGATACACCAGGACCTTTGGGATGAGGCTGCCGAGTGGGGAGAGACGAGAGTGGCTGAAACCGATTATGTTCAGTGCTGGGATTGGACAGATTGACCACTCTCATATAACCAAAGGCGAGCCGGAAGTTGGGATGCTTGTAGTCAAGATCGGTGGACCTGCGTACCGTATTGGAATGGGAGGAGGTGCTGCTTCGAGTATGGTCAGTGGTACGAACGATGCTGACCTTGATTTCAACGCTGTGCAGCGTGGAGACGCTGAGATGTCTCAGAAGCTCTACCGTGTGGTTCGTGCTTGCATTGAGATGGGGGAGAAGAATCCTATTGTTAGTATTCATGATCAAGGCGCTGGTGGGAACTGTAATGTGGTGAAAGAGATTATTTATCCCAAAGGTGCTGAGATTGATATAAGAGCTGTTGTTGTTGGTGATCACACTATGTCGGTGTTGGAGATTTGGGGAGCTGAGTATCAAGAGCAAGATGCTATTTTAGTGAGAGCTGAGAGTAGAGAGGTTTTGGAGTCGATCTGTAAGAGGGAGAGGCTTTCAATGGCTGTGCTTGGGACGATTAATGGAGAAGGTCGTTGTACTTTAATCGACAGCACAGCTAAAGCGAAGTGTGAGAAGGAAGGCTTACCTCCACCTCCTCCTGCTGTTGATCTTGAGCTGGAGAAGGTTCTTGGCGACATGCCTAAGAAGACGTTTGAGTTCAAGCGCGTTGATTACGCGCGGGAGCCGCTTGATATAGCTCCCGGGATTACGTTGATGGACTCTTTGAAAAGAGTTCTGAGGTTACCCTCGGTGTCTTCAAAGCGGTTCTTGACAACCAAAGTTGATAGATGCGTGACTGGTCTAGTTGCGCAGCAGCAAACAGTTGGACCGTTGCAGATCACTCTTGCTGACGTTGCAGTGATAGCACAGACGTTCACTGATCTTACAGGCGGTGCGTGTGCCATTGGTGAGCAACCTATTAAAGGTCTGCTTGATCCAAAAGCCATGGCGAGACTAGCCGTTGGAGAGGCGTTGACGAATCTTGTTTGGGCGAAGGTTACTGCGTTGTCTGATGTTAAAGCTAGTGGTAACTGGATGTATGCTGCTAAGCTTGAAGGAGAAGGTTCAGCGATGTATGATGCTGCGATTGCTCTAGCTGATGCCATGATTGAGCTTGGGATTGCGATTGATGGTGGGAAAGATAGTCTCTCAATGGCAGCTCATGCGGATGGTGAGGTTGTTAAGGCTCCAGGGAACCTTGTGATCAGTGCTTATGTTACATGTCCTGACATCACAAAGACAGTGACTCCAGATCTGAAGCTTGATGGTGGTGTTCTGTTACATGTTGATTTGGCAAAGGGGAAGCGGAGGTTAGGTGGATCTGCACTGGCTCAGGTCTTTGGTCAGATTGGGAACGACTGTCCTGATGTTGATGATGTTCCTTATCTGAAAAACGTCTTCGAGGGAGTTCAAGCTCTCATCTCAGAGGACTTGGTATCTGCTGGACATGATATCAGCGACGGTGGACTAATCGTAGCAGCTTTGGAAATGGCCTTTGCTGGAAACAAAGGTGTAAGCCTCAACTTAGATTCAAACGGGATAAGCCTCTTTGAGACTTTGTTTGCTGAAGAACTCGGTCTCGTGATGGAGATTAGCAACAAGAACTTAGACGCTGTGTTGGAGAAGCTCCGTGGTTTTAATGTTGCGGCTGAGATCATTGGGAAAGTCACCGAGTCTCCTTTGATTGAGGTGAAAGTGGATGGGATCACTCATTTGAGTGAGGAAACTTCTTTCCTCAGAGACATGTGGGAGGACACGAGTTTCCAGCTGGAGAAGCTTCAGAGACTAGCGTCTTGTGTGGAGATGGAGAAAGAAGGTTTGAAGCTGAGGCATGAGCCTAACTGGAAGCTCTCATTTACTCCTTCCTGGACCAATGATAGTTATATGTCTAAGG ATGTTAAACCGAGAGTAGCTGTAATCCGAGAGGAAGGCAGCAACGGAGACAGGGAGATGTCAGCAGCATTCTACGCTGCTGGTTTTGAACCGTGGGATGTGACAGTGTCTGACCTCTTAGCTGGAGCAATCACTCTTGATGAGTTCCGTGGGATAGTCTTTGTTGGAGGGTTTAGTTACGCTGATGTACTCGACTCAGCCAAAGGATGGGCTGCTTCAATCAGATTCAACGAGCCTCTTCTAAGTCAGTTCCAGGAGTTTTACAAAAGACCAGACACCTTCAGCCTCGGAATCTGCAACGGCTGTCAGCTAATGGCATTGTTAGGATGGGTTCCAGGCCCTCAAGTCGGCGGGTCACTCGACACGGCGCAGCCGAGGTTTGTCCACAACGAGTCAGGAAGGTTTGAGTGCAGGTTCACAAGCGTGACCATTAAGGACTCGCCGTCGATAATGCTGAAGGGAATGGAGGGAAGCACCTTAGGAGTTTGGGCGGCTCATGGAGAAGGACGAGCTTATTTCCCTGACGAAGGAGTCTTGGACCGTATGCTTCATTCAGATTTGGCTCCGTTGAGATACTGTGATGATGATGGGAGCGTGACTGAAGCTTATCCTTTTAATCTTAATGGTTCACCGTTGGGGATAGCGGCTATATGCTCGCCTGATGGGAGACATTTGGCGATGATGCCTCATCCTGAACGGTGTTTCTTGATGTGGCAGTATCCGTGGTACCCGAAGGGGTGGGAGGTTGAGAAAGCTGGGCCGAGTCCGTGGTTGAAGATGTTCCAGAATGCTAGGGACTGGTGCTCTCAGCTTTAA
- the LOC103831899 gene encoding 60S ribosomal protein L35a-1 has product MVKGRQGERVRLYVRGTILGYKRSKSNQYPNTSLIQIEGVNTTEEVTWYKGKRMAYIYKAKTKKNGSHYRCIWGKVTRPHGNSGVVRAKFTSNLPPKSMGMRVRVFMYPSNI; this is encoded by the exons ATGGTGAAGGGACGCCAAGGAGAACGTGTCAG ACTCTACGTTAGGGGAACCATCTTGGGATACAAAAG GTCCAAGTCCAACCAGTACCCAAACACATCCCTTATCCAGATCGAAGGAGTCAACACTACAGAGGAGGTAACATGGTACAAGGGAAAGAGGATGGCTTACATATACAAGGCTAAGACCAAGAAGAACGGTAGCCACTACCGCTGCATCTGGGGAAAGGTTACCAGGCCTCATGGTAACAGCGGTGTTGTCCGTGCCAAATTCACATCGAACTTGCCTCCTAAGTCCATG GGAATGAGGGTCAGAGTCTTCATGTATCCGAGCAACATATGA